Proteins from a single region of Syntrophales bacterium:
- a CDS encoding zinc ribbon domain-containing protein — MPIYEYECRRCKEHFELLVRPSDRESDLSCPSCRSKKIRKLMSAFAGGKSGCGSCAATSCSPG, encoded by the coding sequence ATGCCCATCTACGAATACGAATGCCGGAGATGCAAAGAGCACTTTGAACTCCTGGTCCGCCCGAGCGACCGGGAATCGGATCTCTCCTGCCCGTCCTGCCGATCGAAGAAGATCCGAAAACTGATGTCGGCCTTCGCCGGAGGAAAATCGGGCTGCGGATCCTGCGCCGCTACCTCCTGCAGCCCCGGCTGA
- a CDS encoding pyridoxal phosphate-dependent aminotransferase codes for MAISRKIQSFISQSSWIRKMFEEGVRLRQIHGAENVYDFSLGNPNVDPPAVFKEELRRLATQVTEGMHGYMPNAGYPDTRRAVADHLSGVHGIALTADHVVMTCGAGGALNVILKSLLDPGDEVVVPTPFFVEYRFYADNAGGVLKLVPTKPDFSLDLEAMAAAVNDKTKVVLINSPNNPTGRVYDEASIGALAKLLKEKSRDLGRPVYLVSDEPYRELVYDGVKVPSILAAYGNSIVATSYSKSLSLPGERIGFIAVSPSAEPMEDLLGALVLCNRILGFVNAPALMQRVIACLQGVQVDAGIYQRKRDLLYEGLVKAGYEVTKPEGAFYLFPRSPIEDDVAFVRALQEKRILTVPGSGFGGPGHFRIAYCVDDRTISGAMDGFAEVRRAYR; via the coding sequence ATGGCCATCTCCCGGAAGATCCAATCTTTCATTTCCCAGTCTTCCTGGATCCGCAAAATGTTCGAAGAGGGCGTCCGGCTCAGGCAGATCCATGGCGCCGAGAACGTCTACGACTTCAGCCTCGGGAACCCGAACGTGGACCCCCCGGCGGTCTTCAAGGAAGAACTGCGGCGGCTGGCAACACAGGTAACAGAAGGAATGCACGGCTACATGCCCAATGCCGGCTACCCGGATACCCGCCGGGCCGTGGCAGACCATCTCTCCGGGGTTCACGGGATTGCCCTGACGGCGGATCACGTCGTCATGACCTGCGGGGCCGGCGGCGCGCTCAACGTCATCCTGAAATCGCTCCTGGACCCGGGGGACGAGGTTGTAGTCCCGACCCCCTTCTTCGTGGAGTATCGCTTTTATGCGGACAACGCGGGCGGAGTCCTGAAGCTTGTTCCGACGAAACCCGACTTTTCGCTGGACCTGGAAGCCATGGCCGCGGCTGTCAACGACAAGACGAAGGTCGTCCTCATCAACTCGCCCAACAATCCGACCGGCCGCGTTTACGACGAGGCCTCCATCGGCGCCCTCGCAAAGCTGTTGAAGGAAAAAAGCCGGGACCTGGGGAGGCCGGTCTATCTTGTGTCCGACGAGCCCTACCGGGAGCTGGTCTATGACGGCGTCAAGGTCCCCAGCATCCTGGCAGCGTACGGAAACAGCATCGTGGCGACGTCTTACTCGAAGAGCCTTTCCCTTCCGGGGGAGAGGATCGGCTTCATCGCCGTCAGCCCTTCCGCCGAGCCGATGGAAGACCTCCTGGGGGCCCTGGTCCTGTGCAACCGCATCCTCGGCTTCGTCAACGCCCCCGCCCTGATGCAGCGGGTGATCGCCTGCCTCCAGGGAGTCCAGGTGGACGCGGGCATCTACCAGAGAAAACGGGACCTCCTGTACGAGGGGCTCGTCAAGGCTGGCTACGAGGTGACGAAACCGGAGGGGGCCTTCTATCTCTTTCCCAGAAGCCCCATTGAAGACGACGTGGCCTTTGTCCGAGCCCTGCAGGAAAAGCGGATCCTGACCGTGCCCGGAAGTGGCTTCGGCGGTCCCGGGCATTTCCGCATCGCCTACTGCGTCGATGACCGGACCATCTCAGGCGCCATGGACGGATTCGCCGAGGTCCGGCGCGCATATCGCTGA
- a CDS encoding ribonucleoside triphosphate reductase, translating to MRGKIRKRDGRLVKFNAEKITNAIARAGEATGEFDEKAARKLTIRVLNLAEKLYNGNIMTVEDAQDIVEEVLLDSPYRKTAKAYIIYRDQHARLREITQKMEVDLVDQYLKKKDWKINENSNMDYSLQGLNNYISSEVSKVYWLNEIYSPEIRKAHSDGDFHIHDLSLLSVYCVGWDLYDLLLEGFRGVSGKVESRPAKHLRSALGQIVNFFYTLQGEAAGAQAFSNFDTLLAPFIRYDGLQYMEIKQALQEFIFNINVPTRVGFQTPFTNVTLDVTVPRYYRDQSVIIGGQPQADVYGEFQAEMNLFNRAFLEVMAEGDAKGRVFTFPIPTYNVTKNFNWEDPNLASLWEMTAKYGVPYFSNFINSDMNPEDARSMCCRLRIDNRELEKRGGGLFGSNPLTGSIGVITINMPRIGYLSNSEDEYLQRLERLMSVARECLETKRKVLEKFTDGNLYPYTRHYLRKIKERFGEYWKNHFSTIGLVGMNEACQNLLGENLASPEGQRFTKKVLDFMRDRLVHFQRQTGNNYNLESTPAEGTSYRLAKIDKEKYPEILCANERRYQEEKAEPFYTNSTQLPVNYTDDIFEALDLQDEIQSKYTGGTVFHTFAGERVDDPEAVKSLVRKVCTRYHLPYLTFTPTFSVCPSHGYLKGEQEECPECQSPCEIYSRVVGYLRPVQQWNKGKQAEFQLRREYGF from the coding sequence ATGCGTGGGAAGATCAGGAAGCGGGACGGGCGGCTCGTCAAGTTCAACGCCGAGAAGATCACGAACGCCATCGCCAGGGCCGGGGAGGCGACGGGGGAATTCGACGAGAAGGCCGCCCGCAAGCTCACCATCCGGGTCCTCAACCTGGCGGAAAAACTCTACAACGGCAACATCATGACCGTGGAGGACGCCCAGGACATCGTCGAGGAGGTGCTTCTCGATTCCCCCTACCGCAAGACCGCCAAGGCCTACATCATCTACCGGGACCAGCATGCCCGGTTGCGGGAAATCACCCAGAAGATGGAAGTGGACCTGGTCGACCAGTACCTGAAGAAAAAGGATTGGAAGATCAATGAGAACAGCAATATGGACTATTCCCTCCAGGGGCTCAACAATTACATCTCCTCGGAGGTGAGCAAGGTTTACTGGCTGAACGAGATCTATTCTCCGGAGATCCGCAAGGCCCACTCGGACGGGGATTTCCATATCCACGACCTCTCCCTCCTGTCGGTCTACTGCGTCGGCTGGGACCTCTACGACCTGCTCCTGGAAGGCTTCCGCGGCGTCTCCGGGAAGGTGGAGAGCCGGCCCGCGAAGCACCTTCGGAGCGCCCTGGGGCAGATCGTCAACTTCTTCTACACCCTCCAGGGCGAGGCTGCGGGCGCACAGGCCTTCTCCAATTTCGACACCCTGCTGGCGCCCTTCATTCGCTATGACGGCCTCCAATACATGGAAATCAAGCAAGCCCTCCAGGAGTTCATCTTCAACATCAACGTCCCCACCCGGGTGGGCTTCCAGACGCCCTTCACGAACGTCACCCTCGACGTGACGGTGCCCCGGTACTACCGGGACCAGTCCGTCATCATCGGCGGCCAGCCCCAGGCGGATGTCTACGGGGAGTTTCAGGCGGAGATGAATCTCTTCAATCGGGCCTTCCTGGAGGTCATGGCGGAAGGGGACGCCAAGGGGCGGGTGTTTACATTTCCTATTCCGACCTACAACGTCACGAAGAATTTCAACTGGGAAGACCCGAACCTCGCCAGCCTCTGGGAGATGACGGCCAAGTACGGCGTTCCCTACTTCTCCAACTTCATCAACTCCGACATGAATCCGGAGGATGCCCGGAGCATGTGCTGCCGGCTCCGCATCGACAACCGGGAGCTGGAGAAGCGGGGCGGCGGGCTTTTCGGCTCCAATCCCCTGACGGGCTCCATCGGCGTCATCACCATCAACATGCCCCGGATCGGTTACCTGTCCAATTCGGAGGACGAGTACCTCCAGCGCCTGGAGCGGCTGATGAGCGTCGCCCGGGAGTGCCTGGAAACAAAGCGCAAGGTCCTGGAGAAGTTCACCGACGGGAACCTGTACCCCTACACGAGGCACTACCTGCGCAAGATCAAAGAGCGCTTCGGCGAGTACTGGAAGAACCACTTCTCCACCATCGGCCTGGTGGGGATGAACGAAGCCTGCCAGAACCTCCTGGGAGAAAACCTCGCCAGTCCCGAAGGCCAGAGATTTACAAAGAAGGTCCTCGACTTCATGCGGGACCGGCTGGTTCACTTCCAGCGCCAGACGGGAAACAACTACAACCTGGAATCGACGCCCGCCGAGGGGACCAGCTACCGGCTGGCCAAGATCGACAAGGAAAAGTATCCCGAGATCCTCTGCGCCAACGAGCGGCGCTACCAGGAAGAGAAGGCGGAGCCCTTCTACACGAACTCGACCCAGCTTCCGGTGAATTATACCGACGACATCTTCGAGGCCCTGGACCTGCAGGACGAGATCCAGTCCAAGTACACGGGAGGAACCGTCTTTCATACGTTTGCCGGGGAGCGCGTCGACGATCCGGAGGCGGTCAAGAGCCTCGTCCGAAAAGTCTGCACTCGCTATCACCTTCCGTACCTGACCTTTACACCCACCTTCAGCGTCTGCCCGTCCCACGGGTACCTGAAGGGGGAGCAGGAGGAATGTCCGGAGTGCCAGTCGCCCTGCGAGATCTATTCCCGTGTGGTGGGATACCTGCGGCCGGTCCAGCAGTGGAATAAAGGGAAGCAGGCGGAGTTCCAGCTGAGAAGGGAATACGGGTTCTGA
- a CDS encoding anaerobic ribonucleoside-triphosphate reductase activating protein: protein MKIGGFQKVSLIDYPGRIGAVVFTQGCNFRCPFCHNPELVDPERFEPVLDEAEILGFLEKRRGKLDGVSITGGEPTLQPDLAAFAARLKEMEFLVKIDTNGSRPEVLKDLVEGRLVDFLAMDVKGPLRKYDVLTGVRNSGRDIRESIALIMASGLPCEFRTTVVPSLLVERDFREIGKLVEKASRFVLQRYARTKQLDPAVPPPGAEPPDLEKCAEILMQHVSLVRIR, encoded by the coding sequence ATGAAAATCGGCGGATTTCAGAAAGTTTCCCTGATCGATTATCCCGGACGGATCGGTGCCGTCGTCTTCACGCAGGGATGCAATTTCCGCTGTCCCTTCTGCCATAACCCGGAGCTGGTCGATCCGGAGCGGTTCGAGCCCGTCCTGGACGAGGCGGAAATCCTCGGTTTCCTGGAGAAGCGGAGGGGCAAGCTGGACGGGGTGTCCATCACCGGCGGCGAGCCGACGCTCCAGCCGGACCTGGCGGCGTTCGCCGCCCGCCTGAAAGAGATGGAATTCCTGGTGAAGATCGACACCAACGGCTCGCGTCCGGAAGTCCTGAAGGATCTGGTCGAAGGGCGGCTGGTCGATTTCCTGGCCATGGACGTCAAGGGACCCCTGAGAAAGTACGATGTCCTGACGGGCGTCAGGAACAGCGGCAGGGACATCCGGGAGAGCATCGCCCTCATCATGGCCTCCGGTCTCCCCTGCGAATTCCGCACCACCGTTGTGCCTTCCCTCCTTGTCGAACGGGATTTCCGGGAAATCGGGAAACTCGTGGAGAAAGCCTCCCGTTTTGTGCTACAGAGGTACGCGCGAACGAAACAGCTCGATCCCGCCGTTCCTCCACCCGGCGCCGAACCGCCGGACCTGGAGAAATGCGCGGAGATCCTGATGCAGCATGTATCTCTGGTCCGGATCCGCTGA
- a CDS encoding HD domain-containing phosphohydrolase → MNETRERKTDIQFTAYPQVNRLLNHLVAEVQEFTEEQLGLIRRLTRIGSALSAERNLGKLLEMIIDEAREFTTADGGTLYIMSDDETELQFAIAQTESLGVRMGGTGDKITWPAVQLRCPDGTENFSNVSAFVALKGQAVNIPDVYHAEGFNFEGTKKFDERTGYRSKSMLVLPMRNHENDIIGVLQLLNPRDPETGETIPFSKESQEMTESLASQAAVAITNNRLIGDLEELLESFIRTIGSAIDEKSPYTGGHIRRVAELTMDIADRINKTKEQPYGDYHLTADEMRELRLAAWLHDVGKITTPEHVVDKATKLQTICDRIDLLKARVEIIKKNHIIDVLRERLDSAGKDVPDADYEDEFTRTIDDDLTFLEITNQGGEFLPDDKVKRLQALTETTYCLHGEDLPVLTQDECANLSIRRGTLNDEEREIINNHTVVTFKMLSQLPFPKKLKHVPEYAAAHHERLDGTGYPRGLKDSEIPIQARILALADVFEALTARDRPYTKGKTLAEALKIVGFMVKDRHIDGDIFNLFVREKLYTDYIRREAPHLLAELEGGESGAS, encoded by the coding sequence ATGAACGAGACACGTGAGCGGAAGACCGACATCCAGTTTACCGCCTATCCCCAGGTGAACCGTCTGTTGAATCATCTCGTTGCCGAGGTCCAGGAATTCACCGAGGAACAGCTCGGCCTGATCCGCCGGCTCACCCGGATCGGCTCGGCCCTCTCGGCGGAGCGGAACCTGGGGAAGCTCCTGGAGATGATTATCGACGAGGCCCGGGAGTTCACCACCGCCGACGGCGGGACGCTCTACATCATGTCCGACGACGAGACGGAGCTCCAGTTCGCCATCGCCCAGACCGAGTCGTTGGGCGTTCGCATGGGCGGAACGGGGGACAAGATCACCTGGCCCGCCGTGCAGCTTCGCTGCCCCGACGGAACGGAGAACTTCTCAAACGTGTCCGCCTTCGTGGCCCTCAAGGGCCAGGCGGTCAACATCCCCGACGTCTACCATGCCGAGGGATTCAACTTCGAGGGAACGAAGAAATTCGACGAACGGACGGGATACCGGTCCAAGTCCATGCTGGTTCTTCCCATGAGGAACCATGAGAACGACATCATCGGTGTCCTTCAGCTCCTCAATCCCCGGGATCCCGAGACGGGTGAGACGATCCCCTTCAGCAAGGAGAGCCAGGAAATGACCGAGTCCCTGGCCTCCCAGGCCGCCGTGGCGATCACCAACAACCGGCTGATCGGAGACCTGGAAGAACTCCTCGAATCTTTCATCCGGACCATCGGCAGCGCCATCGACGAAAAATCGCCTTATACCGGAGGCCACATCCGGCGCGTGGCCGAATTGACGATGGACATCGCCGATCGAATCAACAAAACAAAGGAACAGCCGTACGGCGATTACCACCTCACCGCCGACGAGATGAGGGAACTCCGGCTCGCGGCATGGCTCCATGACGTCGGCAAGATCACAACACCGGAGCACGTCGTGGACAAGGCCACGAAGCTGCAGACGATCTGCGACCGGATCGACCTCCTGAAAGCCCGGGTCGAGATCATCAAGAAGAACCACATCATCGATGTTCTCAGAGAGCGGCTGGACAGTGCCGGAAAGGACGTCCCCGATGCGGACTATGAGGACGAATTCACCAGGACCATCGACGATGACCTGACATTCCTGGAGATCACGAACCAGGGTGGTGAATTCCTGCCGGACGACAAGGTGAAGAGGCTGCAGGCCCTGACGGAAACGACGTATTGCCTCCACGGCGAGGATCTGCCGGTCCTGACACAGGACGAATGCGCGAACCTCAGCATCCGCAGGGGTACCCTGAACGACGAGGAGAGGGAGATCATCAACAACCACACGGTGGTGACGTTCAAGATGCTCTCCCAGCTGCCGTTCCCGAAGAAGCTCAAGCACGTGCCGGAATATGCCGCGGCTCACCACGAGCGTCTGGACGGCACCGGCTACCCGCGCGGCCTCAAGGACAGCGAAATACCCATCCAGGCCCGCATCCTGGCCCTGGCAGACGTCTTCGAGGCCCTTACGGCGCGGGACCGGCCCTACACAAAGGGGAAGACCCTGGCGGAAGCCCTCAAGATCGTCGGCTTCATGGTGAAGGACCGGCACATCGACGGGGATATCTTCAACCTGTTCGTGCGGGAGAAACTGTATACGGATTATATCCGCCGGGAGGCTCCCCACCTCTTGGCGGAGTTGGAGGGCGGCGAGTCGGGGGCATCCTGA
- a CDS encoding M48 family metalloprotease, with protein sequence MVFYTHGNENARTITAAARDRLPPAWIGNARPEPRAEMFPVWMGIISRENRNGPEYTGKGKIVPRNRNSHEETVMKRCSRLIIPMIVLIACFAIATAGIARAAFTLEDERKVGREFYEKMEKSNALYKEKRVQSYIAELGNSILSHSNKAPFDFRFSVYKDSAINAFATPGGYVYVSRGLIAMADDEAQLASVIAHEIAHVNARHIARIIEKSTKVNVAALAAILAGAFLGGGSDLAVGAMAFSLAAATTLNLQYSRENEEEADRLGLSYLISTGYDGRSSVEMLRLMRRYEFYSSTVPSYFKTHPGTDDRIRYLDGMLQTVYRRQQGKDNLTKRFDRIRIEMALTRPDAQANYAYFRDRVKKNPASLDDRLGLAVSLERTGRVSESLEIFHQILKEAPNDVDILRETGIVYVKTGRTQEAVGPLRKALQLDRDDMEALLYLGRAYGTMGNYEAAVDQYRRLENDPPREADILYSMAMAYGKTGRTGDYHYFYGLFLKINKRKDNALYHLEEARKLLRRDLEKSRRIQKEIDSLKKGQDAPDSPPSNSAKRWGASRRI encoded by the coding sequence ATGGTTTTCTATACGCACGGGAATGAAAACGCTCGGACGATCACTGCCGCCGCCAGGGACCGTCTCCCACCGGCATGGATCGGCAACGCCAGGCCGGAGCCCCGGGCGGAGATGTTCCCCGTCTGGATGGGCATCATTTCCCGGGAAAACAGAAACGGCCCGGAATACACCGGCAAAGGGAAGATCGTTCCCCGAAATAGAAACAGCCATGAGGAAACCGTCATGAAACGCTGTTCCAGGCTCATCATTCCCATGATCGTTCTGATCGCCTGCTTTGCGATTGCGACGGCCGGTATTGCCCGGGCCGCCTTCACCCTGGAAGACGAGCGGAAAGTGGGACGGGAATTCTACGAGAAGATGGAGAAGAGCAACGCTCTGTACAAGGAAAAGCGCGTCCAGTCCTACATCGCGGAGCTGGGCAACAGCATCCTTTCCCACAGCAACAAGGCGCCCTTCGACTTTCGTTTCTCCGTCTACAAGGATTCCGCCATCAATGCCTTTGCCACTCCCGGGGGATACGTCTATGTCAGCCGGGGCCTCATCGCCATGGCCGACGACGAGGCCCAGCTGGCCAGTGTCATCGCCCACGAAATCGCCCACGTGAATGCACGCCACATCGCCAGGATTATCGAGAAATCAACGAAGGTGAACGTGGCCGCCCTGGCGGCCATTCTTGCCGGGGCGTTCCTGGGCGGGGGCAGCGACCTGGCCGTCGGAGCCATGGCCTTTTCCCTGGCCGCGGCAACGACCCTCAACCTGCAATACAGCCGGGAAAACGAGGAAGAGGCGGATCGCCTTGGTTTATCCTACCTTATTTCAACGGGATATGATGGCCGGAGTTCGGTCGAGATGCTGCGCCTGATGCGGCGGTATGAATTCTACTCGAGCACCGTCCCCTCGTATTTCAAAACCCACCCGGGAACGGACGACCGGATCCGCTACCTGGACGGCATGCTCCAGACGGTTTACAGGAGGCAGCAGGGGAAAGACAACCTCACGAAACGGTTTGACAGGATCAGGATCGAGATGGCCCTGACCAGACCGGACGCACAGGCCAACTACGCCTATTTCCGGGACCGGGTTAAGAAGAATCCGGCTTCCCTGGACGACCGGCTCGGCCTGGCGGTCTCCCTGGAAAGAACCGGCCGCGTGTCCGAGTCCCTGGAGATCTTTCACCAGATCCTGAAGGAAGCCCCGAACGACGTGGACATCCTGAGGGAAACCGGAATCGTCTATGTAAAGACCGGACGGACGCAGGAGGCTGTCGGTCCCCTGCGGAAGGCCTTGCAGCTGGACCGGGACGACATGGAGGCCCTGCTCTACCTGGGAAGGGCCTATGGGACAATGGGAAATTATGAAGCCGCCGTGGACCAATACCGGCGGCTGGAGAACGATCCACCCCGGGAGGCGGATATCCTGTACAGCATGGCCATGGCGTACGGAAAAACGGGCCGGACCGGGGATTACCACTATTTCTACGGCCTGTTCCTGAAGATAAACAAACGGAAGGACAATGCCCTCTACCATCTCGAAGAGGCCCGGAAACTCCTCAGGCGGGACCTGGAGAAGTCCCGGCGGATTCAGAAGGAAATCGATTCCCTCAAGAAGGGTCAGGATGCCCCCGACTCGCCGCCCTCCAACTCCGCCAAGAGGTGGGGAGCCTCCCGGCGGATATAA
- the hydE gene encoding [FeFe] hydrogenase H-cluster radical SAM maturase HydE produces the protein MSETPDRIGGLIGAACRGEDLSREDLTLLLGLEDAGSLESLGAAADAVRREAVGDAVYLRGIVEFSNFCRQNCLYCGLRRDNRDIARYRMEEDAVLAAVHRIRDRDIGTVVLQSGEDPSYTRSDLCRIIGRIKDETGLAVTLSVGERSRDEYRAFREAGADRYLLKHETASPDLYRRLRPECALENRLRCLKELRDLGYEVGTGNMVGLPGQTPEILADDLLLIRSLDADMLGIGPFIPHPGTPLAGSPGGDLARTLRVLALARLLTRNTNIPATTALGTLHPEGRIRALRAGANVVMPDFTPESLRVRYDIYPGKSAVPDGDILLARLKEDLIPLGRPIGAGPGGRLRRE, from the coding sequence ATGTCTGAGACGCCGGACCGAATCGGCGGGCTGATCGGGGCCGCCTGCCGGGGGGAGGACCTCTCCCGGGAAGACCTGACCCTCCTTCTCGGCCTGGAAGACGCCGGGTCCCTGGAGTCACTCGGCGCGGCGGCCGACGCCGTACGCCGGGAAGCCGTCGGCGATGCGGTCTATCTTCGCGGCATCGTCGAATTCTCCAATTTCTGCCGGCAGAACTGCCTCTACTGCGGCCTCCGCCGGGACAACCGGGACATTGCGCGCTATCGGATGGAGGAGGATGCCGTCCTCGCCGCCGTCCACCGGATCCGGGACAGGGACATCGGAACGGTAGTCCTGCAGTCCGGCGAGGACCCCTCATACACCCGTAGCGACCTCTGCCGTATCATCGGCCGGATCAAGGACGAGACCGGCCTGGCCGTAACGCTGTCAGTGGGAGAACGGTCCCGCGACGAATACCGGGCCTTTCGCGAGGCCGGCGCGGACCGGTATCTCCTCAAGCATGAAACGGCCTCGCCGGACCTCTACCGGCGGCTCCGGCCGGAGTGTGCACTGGAGAACCGCCTCCGCTGCCTGAAGGAACTCCGGGACCTGGGTTACGAGGTTGGAACGGGGAACATGGTGGGGCTGCCCGGACAGACGCCGGAGATCCTGGCGGACGACCTGCTCCTGATCCGCTCCCTCGATGCGGACATGCTGGGAATCGGCCCCTTCATTCCCCACCCGGGAACTCCCCTCGCCGGCTCGCCGGGCGGCGACCTGGCAAGGACGCTCCGGGTCCTCGCCCTGGCGCGCCTCCTGACCCGGAATACCAACATCCCCGCCACCACGGCCCTGGGAACCCTGCACCCGGAAGGCCGAATCCGGGCGCTCCGGGCGGGGGCCAACGTCGTCATGCCCGACTTCACTCCCGAATCCCTGCGCGTACGGTACGACATCTATCCGGGAAAGTCAGCCGTGCCGGACGGAGACATCCTTCTGGCCCGACTCAAAGAAGACCTGATTCCGCTGGGGCGACCGATCGGCGCGGGACCGGGCGGACGACTCCGACGGGAATGA
- the hydG gene encoding [FeFe] hydrogenase H-cluster radical SAM maturase HydG translates to MIADFIDDGKIERLLTESKNPSRRRVEELIEKAKKLKGLTPEETALLLQTEDPELLGEIGRTARQIKRDIYGNRLVLFAPLYIANFCSNNCLYCGFRRDNKDLQRVALSLEQIASEVAVLEREGHKRLLMLCGEHPGRSSLDYFIEAIETAYSVKTEKGGEIRRINVEIAPLEVEEFRRLKAAKIGTYVLFQETYHHGTYRRMHPTGPKKDYVRRLTAMHRAQEGGIDDVGIGALFGLYDYKFEVLGLLFHALQLEKDCGVGPHTISIPRLEPALNAPAAIQPPHPVSDEEFKKLVAVIRMAVPYTGMILSTRETAALRSEVFDLGISQISAGSRTNPGGYREDSSEGFRAAQFNLGDTRTLDEVILDISTHGHIPSFCTACYRLGRTGADFMDLAKPGLIRKFCRTNAVLTYKEYLEDYASPETKAVGDALIGRLIAETKNTRQRENLEKRLRKIEEGQRDLYV, encoded by the coding sequence ATGATCGCAGATTTCATCGACGACGGAAAGATCGAGCGACTGCTCACCGAATCGAAGAACCCGTCCCGTCGGCGGGTTGAAGAACTGATTGAAAAAGCGAAAAAGCTCAAGGGCCTGACCCCGGAGGAGACGGCCCTTCTCCTCCAGACGGAGGACCCGGAACTCCTGGGCGAGATCGGACGGACGGCCCGGCAGATCAAGCGGGACATCTACGGAAACCGCCTGGTCCTCTTCGCCCCCCTCTACATCGCCAATTTCTGCAGCAACAACTGCCTCTACTGCGGCTTCCGCAGGGACAACAAGGACCTCCAGCGTGTGGCCCTCTCCCTTGAGCAGATCGCAAGCGAAGTGGCCGTCCTGGAGCGGGAGGGGCACAAACGGCTCCTGATGCTCTGCGGCGAGCACCCCGGCCGGTCCAGCCTGGATTACTTCATCGAGGCCATCGAGACGGCCTATTCCGTAAAGACGGAGAAGGGCGGGGAGATCCGCCGGATCAACGTGGAGATCGCGCCGCTGGAGGTCGAGGAGTTCCGGCGGCTCAAGGCGGCGAAGATCGGGACCTACGTCCTGTTCCAGGAGACCTACCATCACGGGACGTATCGCCGGATGCACCCCACCGGCCCCAAGAAGGACTATGTCCGGCGGTTGACTGCCATGCATCGGGCCCAGGAGGGCGGCATCGACGACGTGGGCATCGGCGCTCTCTTCGGCCTCTACGACTACAAGTTCGAGGTCCTGGGGCTCCTCTTCCACGCCCTGCAGTTGGAAAAGGACTGCGGCGTCGGTCCTCACACCATCTCGATTCCCCGGCTGGAGCCGGCCCTCAACGCGCCGGCGGCCATCCAGCCGCCCCACCCGGTCTCCGACGAGGAGTTCAAGAAGCTCGTGGCAGTGATCCGCATGGCCGTCCCCTACACGGGCATGATCCTCTCCACCCGGGAAACGGCAGCCCTCCGGAGCGAGGTTTTCGACCTGGGAATTTCCCAGATCAGCGCGGGCTCGCGGACGAACCCCGGAGGCTATCGGGAGGATTCCAGCGAGGGCTTCCGGGCGGCCCAGTTCAACCTGGGGGACACACGGACCCTCGACGAGGTGATCCTCGACATCAGCACCCACGGGCACATCCCCAGCTTCTGCACCGCCTGCTACCGGCTGGGCCGGACGGGGGCGGATTTCATGGACCTGGCGAAACCGGGGCTGATCCGGAAGTTCTGCCGCACAAACGCCGTCCTCACCTACAAGGAATACCTGGAGGACTACGCCTCGCCGGAGACTAAGGCCGTGGGCGACGCCCTGATCGGGCGCCTGATTGCGGAGACGAAAAACACCCGCCAGCGGGAGAATCTGGAAAAGCGCCTGCGGAAGATCGAGGAAGGCCAGCGGGATCTCTATGTCTGA
- a CDS encoding iron-only hydrogenase system regulator, with translation MNRRIGTVTIIVTNRADQANRVNAILSEHGEAVIGRMGLPYPPKGLHIISLIVHATTDEIGSLTGKLGALQGVQVKSALTKA, from the coding sequence ATGAACCGCCGCATCGGAACCGTCACCATCATCGTCACGAACCGGGCCGACCAGGCCAACCGGGTCAACGCCATCCTGAGCGAGCATGGCGAGGCCGTCATCGGCAGGATGGGGCTGCCCTACCCGCCCAAAGGCCTCCACATCATCTCGCTCATCGTTCACGCCACCACCGACGAAATCGGCTCCCTCACGGGAAAGCTGGGCGCCCTGCAGGGGGTGCAGGTGAAGTCGGCCCTGACCAAGGCATAG